One window of the Cryptomeria japonica chromosome 7, Sugi_1.0, whole genome shotgun sequence genome contains the following:
- the LOC131857003 gene encoding ankyrin repeat-containing protein At5g02620-like, translating to METYRKLPSVGIHPGAYKAAMECGKQIGTVFSDSSELETALNSVTPGGGNTLLHLAASVRNIECIRELLKCKPLLVSQTNSQGNTALHLAAQRGFSDVVELILKENESGVDAANDLGETALFKACESGDSKTVEQLLKALWASLYKRTKDNRTCLNVAINRGDSDVVKHILQSYREDSAEIISETYNHGDTALHVAVGRNYLHIITQLIEFEPQLCYCLNDNHETPLLMAAKLGHLEAVKELIKWRPDAVEIPNSYGMNALHLAAQVSQLRIVDYLNETVFLLDLVNKGLEEPPEEKPMQSEENAVPAKKKDPFSKISKGDTPLHIAARNKCFHMVDSLLRIPGINKAAVNKEGLTALDIAREITEYHESHKIIAMLSSYPSKCRPFLYSAPKVTAEKQKAAIKLLDETFDARRNTELVVAVLLATMSFTAAFTVPGGFQTEREKVKTEKMLGSPVLIGFESFKVFLIFDCLAFFLSLFALLVWQMSTPLTTENKVVFLCFTNLSLCATFAFTAYGFMAALYTMLAHKVNLLAWVALGTCTFICCCGNLAFFYLSARFLLKMARFNVLRGVCPFMSDRLVEYVWIKLESWGICDLLRKYKSKIVDIFYLNCLRKARLMPNSAEESKLCCFISYCNPLIKDMPKHERSAENRSGETCFC from the exons ATGGAAACTTACCGCAAACTCCCCAGCGTAGGAATCCATCCCGGCGCGTACAAAGCTGCTATGGAATGTGGAAAACAAATTGGGACTGTGTTCAGTGATAGTTCCGAACTTGAAACAGCTCTCAACAGTGTTACACCGGGAGGCGGAAATACACTTCTGCACCTTGCTGCTAGCGTAAGAAATATAGAATGCATTAGAGAGCTCCTGAAATGCAAACCTCTACTTGTGAGCCAAACCAATTCCCAGGGAAATACAGCGTTACACTTGGCTGCTCAGCGAGGTTTCTCTGATGTCGTGGAGCTTATACTTAAAGAGAACGAAAGTGGTGTGGATGCCGCCAACGATCTTGGTGAAACTGCTTTGTTTAAAGCTTGCGAAAGCGGTGACTCAAAAACAGTGGAGCAGCTGCTTAAAGCACTTTGGGCAAGTCTATACAAGAGGACAAAGGACAACCGAACCTGCTTAAATGTTGCAATAAACAGAGGAGATTCAG ATGTGGTAAAGCATATACTACAATCATATAGGGAAGATAGTGCAGAGATAATCAGTGAAACCTACAATCATGGCGACACAGCCTTGCATGTAGCTGTTGGGAGAAACTATCTGCATATAATTACGCAGTTAATCGAGTTTGAGCCCCAACTGTGTTATTGTCTTAATGACAATCATGAAACTCCGCTTCTTATGGCAGCGAAACTGGGGCATCTGGAAGCAGTAAAAGAGTTGATAAAGTGGCGGCCAGATGCTGTTGAAATACCAAATAGTTATGGAATGAATGCACTACACTTAGCTGCTCAAGTTAGCCAACTACGAATTGTTGATTACTTGAATGAAACGGTCTTCTTATTAGACTTGGTCAACAAAGGACTTGAGGAGCCTCCAGAGGAAAAGCCCATGCAAAGCGAAGAAAACGCAGTTCCCGCTAAAAAGAAAGATCCTTTTTCAAAGATAAGTAAAGGAGACACACCTCTGCACATTGCAGCAAGGAACAAATGTTTCCAT ATGGTGGATTCTTTGCTGCGCATACCGGGTATAAACAAGGCTGCCGTAAACAAAGAAGGCTTAACAGCACTAGACATCGCCAGAGAAATCACAGAGTACCATGAGTCTCACAAGATAATTGCAATGCTCAGTAGTTATCCTTCCAAGTGCAGGCCTTTCTTGTACAGCGCTCCAAAGGTGACGGCAGAGAAACAAAAGGCTGCCATAAAGTTACTGGATGAGACATTTGACGCCAGACGCAACACAGAATTAGTGGTGGCGGTGTTGTTAGCAACAATGTCATTTACGGCTGCGTTCACCGTTCCAGGAGGTTTCCAAACGGAGAGAGAGAAAGTAAAGACAGAGAAAATGTTGGGCTCGCCAGTTCTGATTGGTTTCGAGTCTTTTAAGGTGTTTCTCATTTTTGATTGCCTGGCCTTCTTTTTGTCGCTCTTTGCGTTGCTTGTTTGGCAGATGAGTACGCCTCTTACCACGGAGAATAAGGTAGTGTTCCTGTGTTTCACTAATCTATCCCTTTGTGCCACCTTTGCCTTTACGGCCTATGGCTTCATGGCTGCGTTGTATACCATGCTTGCGCACAAGGTTAACTTGCTGGCTTGGGTTGCGCTTGGGACGTGCACTTTCATCTGTTGCTGTGGTAATTTGGCTTTCTTCTACTTGTCTGCAAGGTTTTTATTGAAGATGGCGAGATTCAATGTCTTGAGAGGTGTATGTCCTTTTATGTCTGACCGTCTGGTGGAGTATGTGTGGATTAAACTAGAAAGTTGGGGGATTTGTGACTTGCTGCGTAAGTACAAAAGCAAAATTGTTGATATCTTTTACCTCAACTGTCTTAGGAAAGCTAGGCTTATGCCTAACAGTGCGGAGGAAAGCAAGCTGTGTTGTTTTATCTCCTACTGTAATCCGCTTATAAAGGATATGCCGAAGCATGAGAGGTCTGCTGAAAATCGTTCAGGTGAAACGTGTTTTTGTTGA